The following are from one region of the Vibrio hyugaensis genome:
- a CDS encoding DUF6701 domain-containing protein — MKKIITLLLAKVLLLSSSASFAAVNNNPQFEFGTIPAEDCQVVNNERGITCDIKFQNTYDEEPLVFVMSTIDASMSNFSQKKTEYPSDLRVWSKSTTQATVKQLFPSHSAACKRLRYNSSKKKWQCTNNNNQGEPVTFIDVPMEDIDYLVIEPGVIKFDGDAMIVAGKVSSNLTYSNIGGSTYRSKDVKFRNFGLNTLFASAPGVLVQLQTKNNYKDNQPLWLSSIALNPTTQGFSLILDRSEVTTNAELKYSEEVGFVAGLGQGFVNGRKFWLGDGSTRNTLGDLDDNVIKPITEGCLQVSDFPVSGFKSAPVLLASKRTRNGNNGGWLRRCSVTKNGVALINEEDMQRDSERGHVVEPFSYFLFDKPPVDGVCELFPSPAQTWDSNSNAKLEMSNTAKISGAQLSNGKRYVGFQPADITMHNQANCDGQSCLGDSGLRVQKQELESFRSPDDPNLVNVNIWQDEREFSNNEVIGSLSVGKGKVTFKTGTYWIGSINLNNAGVIEIPDGEKVTIHTKSLSISNNDSRFGEIDGAELVVLVHGSSSGQVVLSQNAVFTGLLYSEKDVYLSNSTVVNGAITAGRIQMSNSAQIIATDNHCFTPSDDYEVTLSPATQYALMCGTEQPNFEIQTKNDGYAESTGVTVQVYPDADKFSVDVVDSTGSGHYPNFTTSSVSSKLGKLKLQVTVTDQNGIELDDEYTLKVTVDNDPSKAQTSTFKFVPFKFDVDDQTIVAGKNYQIDTRVLACSDGQQTVVKSYTGSPSVQLEIETPADGRSDQSLLTYAPKFTSSEQGTSSDDTFKLMESGLYTVKLEDANFTCDPQYSDECPIASDEDKDAQKSVTALNGSFSVKSRPWKVASCNIVAKNGGKPNPATQATGDGFIAAAESFNVTYKPIVHSDSRGNANNACDYPLTQNYFSDANTTAPLDVEFSVLYPSGGDLANLDPSNGSNLDFSSEEAKTGKTVEYVWDEVGSLSLKTKATYLGMGLSEYETTVGRFYPKYFQVVGSDWNYPEDQIFAYMNQPFDGVEFSVEALNANKAAIKNYASFATKAEFNLDDIDRYSARFDAPDFGSGAWVNQSERSLGSFSITNNGQCVGSACWNKDLGGTYPDGPFNSVIGTATSEIGLVYTNNADPVEYIIDDEKGTNSRLVEQPDIRFGRVDLDDVGGNQGATLRIPLRVEYWNGSRFIANPDDSQTKVLGETEDDSQVHIWPADNTAKVVSLGAGGLVDSGYSLSVTATEAESYRQQTRVWLELDGALNALPWLKYDWDNDDIEENPSSVVTFGIHRGNDRVIYRGEPGLTGQ; from the coding sequence ATGAAAAAAATAATAACGCTACTGCTTGCTAAAGTACTTTTACTTTCTTCTTCTGCGAGTTTTGCTGCTGTAAATAACAACCCTCAATTTGAGTTCGGCACTATCCCTGCTGAAGATTGTCAGGTTGTGAATAATGAACGAGGTATCACTTGTGATATCAAGTTCCAGAACACTTATGATGAAGAGCCGTTGGTCTTCGTTATGTCGACTATTGATGCCTCAATGTCGAACTTTTCTCAAAAGAAAACGGAATATCCGTCAGATTTACGAGTCTGGTCAAAGTCTACGACTCAAGCGACCGTCAAACAACTGTTTCCATCTCATAGTGCTGCATGTAAACGTTTGAGGTACAACTCAAGCAAGAAAAAGTGGCAATGTACCAACAATAACAACCAAGGTGAGCCAGTCACTTTCATTGACGTTCCAATGGAAGATATTGACTACTTAGTTATTGAGCCTGGTGTCATCAAGTTTGATGGTGATGCCATGATTGTTGCGGGTAAGGTTAGCTCTAATCTTACTTACTCGAATATTGGTGGTTCAACGTATCGAAGCAAAGATGTTAAGTTTCGCAATTTTGGTTTGAATACATTATTTGCTTCCGCTCCAGGTGTTTTGGTTCAACTTCAAACCAAAAACAACTACAAGGATAATCAACCACTGTGGTTAAGCTCTATTGCTTTGAACCCAACAACACAAGGTTTTTCACTAATTCTAGACCGCTCTGAGGTGACTACGAATGCTGAATTGAAATATTCGGAAGAAGTTGGCTTTGTTGCAGGTTTGGGGCAGGGCTTTGTTAATGGCCGTAAATTTTGGTTAGGTGATGGTTCAACAAGAAACACTCTGGGTGATTTGGATGACAATGTAATAAAACCGATCACAGAGGGTTGTTTACAAGTCAGTGATTTCCCTGTTTCTGGATTCAAATCGGCCCCGGTATTACTCGCTTCTAAGCGAACGCGTAATGGTAATAACGGTGGTTGGTTACGTCGTTGTTCTGTTACTAAGAATGGTGTTGCGCTGATCAATGAAGAAGATATGCAGAGAGACTCGGAGCGTGGTCACGTGGTAGAGCCTTTTTCGTATTTCCTTTTTGACAAACCGCCTGTTGATGGTGTGTGTGAGCTATTTCCCTCTCCTGCTCAAACGTGGGACTCGAACAGCAACGCTAAGCTAGAGATGAGTAATACCGCTAAAATTTCTGGTGCACAACTGAGTAACGGTAAACGCTATGTTGGTTTTCAACCAGCAGATATTACGATGCATAATCAAGCCAATTGTGACGGACAATCTTGTCTTGGTGACTCCGGGTTGAGAGTGCAAAAGCAAGAACTCGAAAGCTTCCGTTCTCCTGATGACCCTAATCTTGTCAATGTAAATATTTGGCAAGATGAGCGAGAGTTTAGCAATAATGAAGTCATTGGTAGCTTGAGCGTGGGGAAAGGTAAAGTGACTTTTAAAACAGGCACTTATTGGATTGGAAGTATTAATCTCAATAATGCAGGTGTGATAGAAATTCCTGATGGAGAGAAAGTTACCATTCACACGAAAAGCCTATCGATAAGCAATAATGATAGCCGCTTTGGTGAGATCGACGGCGCAGAATTGGTTGTCCTAGTTCATGGTTCAAGTAGTGGGCAGGTTGTGTTAAGCCAAAACGCAGTGTTTACAGGGTTGTTGTACAGCGAGAAAGATGTGTATCTAAGCAACTCTACGGTTGTAAATGGTGCAATTACTGCAGGACGCATTCAGATGAGCAACAGTGCGCAAATTATTGCCACAGACAACCACTGTTTTACACCTTCAGATGATTATGAAGTGACACTCTCTCCTGCTACGCAATATGCACTGATGTGTGGCACAGAACAGCCTAACTTTGAAATACAAACAAAGAATGATGGTTATGCAGAGAGCACAGGTGTCACCGTTCAGGTTTATCCTGATGCCGATAAATTCTCTGTAGATGTCGTAGATAGTACTGGTTCTGGTCATTACCCTAACTTCACGACAAGTAGTGTGTCCTCGAAACTCGGTAAGTTGAAGCTGCAAGTTACCGTCACAGATCAAAATGGTATTGAGCTCGATGACGAATATACATTAAAGGTGACGGTGGATAATGACCCATCAAAAGCGCAGACATCAACCTTCAAGTTTGTGCCATTCAAATTTGATGTTGATGATCAAACGATTGTCGCTGGTAAAAACTATCAGATTGATACGAGAGTATTAGCTTGTAGCGATGGTCAGCAAACTGTAGTGAAAAGTTACACGGGCTCACCAAGTGTTCAGTTAGAAATTGAAACACCAGCTGATGGTCGGAGTGACCAAAGCTTACTGACTTATGCGCCAAAGTTTACGAGTTCAGAGCAGGGAACATCATCGGATGATACCTTTAAGCTGATGGAGTCGGGCTTATACACCGTTAAACTTGAGGATGCGAATTTTACTTGTGACCCTCAGTATTCTGATGAGTGTCCAATAGCTTCGGATGAAGATAAGGATGCTCAGAAGTCCGTGACGGCTCTGAACGGTTCATTCAGTGTTAAGTCGCGACCATGGAAAGTAGCATCATGTAATATAGTCGCTAAAAATGGTGGGAAACCAAACCCAGCGACTCAAGCTACTGGGGACGGCTTTATTGCTGCCGCAGAGAGCTTTAATGTGACTTACAAGCCTATTGTTCATAGTGACTCACGTGGCAATGCCAACAATGCTTGTGATTACCCACTCACACAAAACTATTTCTCGGATGCAAATACGACTGCACCTCTCGATGTTGAATTTTCTGTTTTGTATCCATCTGGTGGTGATCTTGCCAACCTGGATCCAAGTAATGGTTCAAATTTAGACTTTAGTTCTGAAGAGGCTAAAACGGGTAAAACCGTGGAATATGTATGGGATGAGGTTGGTTCTTTAAGCCTTAAAACCAAAGCAACGTATTTAGGTATGGGTCTGAGCGAATATGAAACAACGGTTGGTCGCTTCTATCCGAAATACTTCCAGGTTGTTGGTAGTGATTGGAACTACCCTGAGGATCAAATTTTTGCTTATATGAACCAGCCTTTTGATGGTGTTGAGTTCAGCGTAGAAGCTTTGAATGCAAATAAAGCGGCGATCAAGAACTATGCGAGCTTTGCAACGAAAGCGGAATTTAATCTAGATGATATTGACCGTTACTCAGCTCGATTCGATGCGCCTGATTTTGGTTCTGGGGCATGGGTGAATCAATCGGAACGAAGTCTAGGTTCATTCTCAATTACTAACAATGGGCAGTGTGTTGGTAGTGCGTGTTGGAATAAAGATCTCGGAGGTACTTACCCTGACGGTCCATTTAACTCCGTAATTGGGACTGCTACTTCAGAGATTGGTTTGGTGTACACCAATAATGCTGATCCTGTGGAATACATTATTGATGATGAAAAAGGAACCAATTCACGTTTAGTGGAACAGCCCGACATCCGTTTTGGTCGTGTTGACTTAGATGATGTCGGTGGCAACCAAGGAGCAACGCTTCGAATACCTTTGAGAGTCGAATACTGGAATGGCAGTCGTTTTATTGCTAATCCTGATGACAGCCAAACTAAAGTGTTGGGAGAAACTGAAGACGATTCTCAGGTGCATATTTGGCCTGCAGATAACACTGCTAAAGTTGTTTCTCTAGGCGCTGGTGGCCTAGTTGATTCAGGCTATTCTCTCTCAGTTACAGCGACAGAGGCTGAATCTTACCGCCAGCAAACCCGCGTGTGGTTAGAACTTGATGGTGCTTTAAATGCGCTACCTTGGCTTAAATACGATTGGGATAACGATGATATCGAAGAAAACCCATCATCGGTCGTCACGTTTGGTATTCACCGTGGTAATGATCGCGTGATTTACCGTGGAGAACCGGGCTTAACCGGACAGTAA
- a CDS encoding rod shape-determining protein translates to MFKKLRGMFSNDLSIDLGTANTLIYVKGQGIVLDEPSVVAIRQDRVGSAKSVAAVGHAAKQMLGRTPGNISAIRPMKDGVIADFYVTEKMLQHFIKQVHDNSILKPSPRVLVCVPCGSTQVERRAIRESALGAGAREVYLIDEPMAAAIGAGLRVSEPTGSMVVDIGGGTTEVAVISLNGVVYSSSVRIGGDRFDEAVINYVRRNYGSLIGEATAEKIKHEIGSAYPGDEVQEIEVRGRNLAEGVPRSFSLNSNEILEALQEPLSGIVSAVMVALEQCPPELASDISENGMVLTGGGALLKDLDRLLMEETGIPVVIAEDPLTCVARGGGKALEMIDMHGGDLFSEE, encoded by the coding sequence ATGTTTAAAAAACTTCGTGGCATGTTTTCTAACGACCTATCTATCGATTTAGGTACTGCCAACACTCTAATTTACGTAAAAGGACAGGGCATCGTTCTAGATGAACCTTCTGTAGTTGCTATTCGTCAAGATCGTGTAGGTTCTGCAAAAAGCGTTGCTGCTGTAGGCCATGCGGCAAAACAGATGCTTGGTCGTACACCGGGTAACATCTCAGCTATTCGCCCAATGAAAGACGGCGTTATCGCTGACTTCTACGTAACAGAAAAAATGCTTCAGCACTTCATCAAGCAAGTGCATGACAACAGCATTCTAAAACCAAGCCCACGTGTACTTGTATGTGTGCCTTGTGGTTCGACTCAAGTTGAGCGCCGTGCGATTCGTGAATCTGCACTAGGTGCTGGCGCGCGTGAAGTTTACCTAATTGACGAGCCAATGGCGGCGGCAATTGGTGCTGGCCTACGTGTTTCTGAGCCAACAGGCTCAATGGTGGTCGATATTGGTGGTGGTACAACAGAAGTTGCCGTTATCTCACTAAACGGTGTGGTTTACTCTTCTTCTGTACGTATCGGTGGTGACCGCTTTGATGAAGCTGTGATCAACTACGTGCGTCGTAACTACGGCAGTTTGATCGGTGAAGCAACGGCTGAAAAGATCAAACACGAAATCGGTTCGGCTTACCCAGGTGATGAAGTTCAAGAGATCGAAGTTCGTGGTCGTAACCTTGCAGAAGGTGTGCCACGCAGCTTTAGCCTAAACTCAAACGAGATCCTAGAAGCGCTTCAAGAGCCGCTATCAGGCATCGTATCAGCAGTGATGGTTGCACTAGAACAGTGCCCACCTGAGCTGGCGTCTGATATCTCTGAAAACGGTATGGTTCTGACTGGTGGTGGTGCACTACTAAAAGACCTAGATCGTCTACTAATGGAAGAAACTGGTATTCCAGTTGTTATCGCTGAAGACCCACTAACGTGTGTGGCTCGTGGCGGTGGTAAAGCACTAGAAATGATCGACATGCATGGCGGCGATCTCTTCTCTGAAGAATAA
- the mreC gene encoding rod shape-determining protein MreC, with translation MKPIFGRGPSLQLRLFFAVIVSASLMLADNRLDTFSNVRYLLNSMVAPIQYAANMPRSMFDGMFERFNTRQALIEGNRNLKREVLRLKSELILLDQYKEENQRLRKLLGSSFVRDEKKVVTEVMAVDTSPYRHQVVIDKGRIDGVYVGQPVINEKGIVGQVTFVAAHNARVLLLTDAKNAIPVQVIRNDIRVIASGNGEVDEIQLEHIPTSTDIQVGDLLVTSGLGGIYPEGYPVATVTNVDHDTRQEFASIKAEPVVEFDRLRYLLLIWPNEDRQHKVLQSNVEEGSEQEVTDGQ, from the coding sequence ATGAAACCGATTTTTGGCAGAGGACCATCTCTGCAATTGCGTCTGTTTTTTGCTGTCATCGTGTCGGCGAGCTTAATGCTGGCTGATAACCGTCTAGATACGTTTTCCAACGTCCGATATTTATTGAACAGTATGGTTGCGCCTATTCAGTACGCGGCCAATATGCCTCGTAGCATGTTTGATGGAATGTTCGAGCGTTTTAATACCCGTCAGGCATTGATTGAAGGCAATCGCAATTTGAAGCGAGAAGTGCTTCGCCTGAAGAGCGAGCTTATCTTGCTCGATCAATACAAAGAAGAAAACCAACGCTTACGTAAACTGCTTGGCTCTTCATTCGTCCGTGACGAGAAGAAAGTCGTGACAGAGGTCATGGCTGTTGATACATCGCCATACCGCCACCAAGTGGTGATCGATAAAGGTCGTATTGATGGTGTTTACGTCGGTCAGCCTGTTATCAATGAGAAAGGTATTGTTGGTCAGGTGACGTTTGTTGCAGCGCACAACGCACGTGTTCTTCTCCTCACTGATGCGAAAAACGCAATTCCAGTTCAAGTGATTCGTAACGATATTCGAGTCATTGCATCAGGTAATGGTGAGGTTGATGAGATCCAATTGGAGCACATCCCAACCAGTACCGATATTCAAGTGGGTGATCTGCTGGTGACATCGGGTCTTGGTGGTATTTATCCAGAAGGCTACCCTGTCGCAACTGTTACGAATGTCGATCACGATACTCGCCAAGAATTCGCATCAATCAAAGCGGAACCTGTGGTTGAGTTTGATCGCCTGCGCTACTTGCTATTGATTTGGCCGAATGAAGACCGCCAACACAAAGTACTGCAGTCGAATGTAGAAGAAGGTTCAGAACAAGAGGTAACCGATGGCCAATAG
- the mreD gene encoding rod shape-determining protein MreD: protein MANSVFRSRMVIGVSFFVALVLQTIPWPGVLDLLRPSWLFLVTCYWVLALPHRVNVGTALVLGLLWDILIGSTLGIRGMMMSIIIYLVALNFLVIRNMALWQQSILIAFFTVLLELLIFCGEYLNQDVVFNPLSLWTAAINCILWPWMFLLMRRVRRAWHVR, encoded by the coding sequence ATGGCCAATAGTGTATTTAGAAGCCGAATGGTCATCGGCGTTAGCTTCTTCGTCGCGCTAGTCCTGCAAACCATTCCGTGGCCAGGTGTTTTGGATCTACTGCGTCCATCATGGCTGTTCCTCGTTACCTGTTACTGGGTGCTGGCATTGCCACACCGTGTCAATGTTGGTACCGCTCTGGTTTTAGGTTTGCTTTGGGATATTTTGATTGGTTCGACGCTTGGGATCCGAGGGATGATGATGTCGATCATTATCTACCTAGTGGCGCTCAATTTCTTGGTAATCCGTAACATGGCATTGTGGCAACAATCTATTTTGATTGCCTTTTTTACCGTGCTACTGGAACTTCTCATCTTCTGTGGGGAATATTTGAACCAGGACGTAGTATTTAATCCGTTATCTCTGTGGACTGCGGCAATAAACTGTATACTTTGGCCATGGATGTTTTTACTGATGCGACGCGTCCGTCGCGCATGGCACGTAAGGTAA
- a CDS encoding Maf family protein — protein sequence MKKGLSLVLASGSPRRKELLAQLGYDFDIVLPDIEEAKQDHEQAQDYVLRLSLEKAQAGLAIAKPDSVILGSDTVVVCDNQVLEKPKSFEDSKRMLSNLSGRQHQVMTAVSVVSSEQQHSVVVITDVWFKPLTHEEIERYWQSGEPCDKAGSYGIQGLGGRFVTRIEGSYHAVVGLPLFETDQLIQEFL from the coding sequence GTGAAAAAGGGCTTATCCCTCGTTCTCGCATCGGGTTCTCCGAGAAGAAAAGAGCTGCTTGCTCAGTTAGGTTATGATTTTGATATTGTGCTTCCTGATATAGAGGAAGCCAAACAAGATCACGAGCAAGCACAAGACTACGTTTTGCGACTCTCTCTGGAAAAAGCTCAAGCAGGCTTAGCGATAGCTAAGCCTGATTCCGTTATATTGGGCTCTGATACCGTAGTGGTATGCGATAACCAAGTACTAGAAAAACCAAAAAGTTTTGAAGATTCAAAACGTATGCTCAGTAATTTATCGGGTCGTCAGCATCAAGTGATGACCGCTGTGAGCGTCGTATCATCAGAACAACAACACTCAGTGGTCGTTATCACTGACGTGTGGTTCAAACCACTGACTCATGAAGAAATAGAACGATACTGGCAGTCAGGTGAACCATGCGATAAAGCTGGAAGTTATGGTATTCAAGGACTCGGAGGGCGTTTCGTCACCCGAATCGAAGGCAGTTATCACGCCGTAGTAGGCTTACCTTTGTTCGAAACCGATCAGCTAATTCAAGAATTTTTATAA
- the rng gene encoding ribonuclease G encodes MSAELLLNVTPSETRVAMIEGGVLQEVHIERESRRGIVGNIYKGKVSRVLPGMQAAFVDIGLDKAAFLHASDIVPHTECVAENEKQQFQVRDISELVRQGQDIVVQVVKDPLGTKGARLTTDITLPSRYLVFMPGASHVGVSQRIESETERERLKKVVNHYCDEHGGFIIRTAAEGADEKELSQDAAFLKRLWQKVMERRSKYKTRSTLYGELGLAQRILRDFVGTELDKIMVDSRLEYENLKEFTSEYVPELTDKLELYEGDKPIFDMYDTENEIQRSLERKVELKSGGYLIIDQTEAMTTVDINTGAFVGRRNLEETIFNTNVEATQAIARQLRLRNLGGIIIIDFIDMASDEHRKRVLTSLEGALSKDRVKTNINGFTQLGLVEMTRKRTRESIEHILCSSCPTCEGRGSVKTVETVCYEILREITRVNRAYDADNFVVYASPFVAETLLGDESHALAELEVFIGKQVRIQAEHLYIQEQFDVVMM; translated from the coding sequence ATGAGTGCAGAATTGCTGCTAAACGTGACCCCGAGTGAAACTCGCGTGGCCATGATTGAAGGTGGAGTACTACAAGAAGTTCATATAGAGCGAGAATCACGCCGTGGCATTGTTGGCAATATTTACAAAGGCAAAGTAAGCCGTGTATTGCCAGGCATGCAAGCGGCGTTTGTCGATATTGGTCTGGATAAAGCGGCATTTTTGCACGCGTCAGACATCGTTCCTCACACGGAATGTGTCGCAGAGAACGAAAAACAACAATTCCAAGTACGTGATATTTCTGAGTTGGTTCGCCAAGGCCAGGATATCGTTGTGCAAGTGGTGAAAGATCCACTTGGTACCAAAGGCGCACGTCTGACAACTGACATCACCCTTCCTTCTCGTTACCTTGTCTTTATGCCGGGAGCGAGCCACGTTGGTGTGTCTCAGCGTATTGAAAGTGAAACAGAGCGTGAGCGTTTGAAGAAAGTGGTTAATCACTACTGTGATGAGCACGGTGGCTTTATCATTCGTACTGCGGCAGAAGGTGCCGATGAGAAAGAGCTTTCTCAAGATGCGGCATTTTTGAAGCGTTTATGGCAGAAAGTCATGGAGCGTCGTTCTAAGTACAAAACCCGTTCTACCTTGTACGGTGAGCTAGGTTTAGCGCAGCGCATCTTGCGTGATTTTGTTGGCACTGAGCTTGACAAAATCATGGTCGACTCTCGCCTTGAATACGAGAACCTGAAAGAGTTTACGTCTGAATATGTGCCAGAGTTGACTGATAAGCTTGAGCTGTATGAAGGTGATAAGCCAATCTTCGATATGTACGACACAGAGAACGAAATCCAACGCTCTCTGGAACGCAAAGTTGAGCTTAAATCTGGCGGCTACCTGATCATCGATCAAACCGAAGCTATGACTACTGTCGACATCAATACTGGCGCGTTTGTTGGTCGTCGCAATCTAGAAGAAACCATCTTCAATACGAACGTTGAAGCGACACAAGCAATCGCACGTCAACTTCGTCTGCGCAACCTTGGTGGTATCATCATTATCGACTTTATCGATATGGCATCGGATGAACACCGTAAGCGTGTACTTACCTCTTTAGAAGGTGCTCTGTCAAAAGACCGTGTGAAAACTAACATCAATGGCTTTACTCAGCTAGGGTTAGTAGAGATGACGCGTAAGCGTACGCGTGAAAGTATTGAACATATCTTGTGTTCTAGCTGTCCTACTTGTGAAGGTCGTGGCAGCGTGAAGACTGTCGAAACCGTGTGTTACGAGATTCTGCGTGAAATCACCCGAGTGAACCGCGCTTATGATGCGGACAACTTTGTTGTGTATGCATCGCCATTTGTCGCGGAAACGCTGTTGGGCGATGAGTCCCATGCGCTCGCTGAACTCGAAGTATTTATTGGTAAGCAAGTTCGTATTCAAGCTGAACACCTGTACATTCAGGAGCAGTTTGACGTCGTGATGATGTAA